A single Mercenaria mercenaria strain notata chromosome 9, MADL_Memer_1, whole genome shotgun sequence DNA region contains:
- the LOC123546979 gene encoding profilin-like — protein sequence MSWDSYIDNLTAQTKDASGTAHCDKACIIGLDGGAPWTTATPANALKLQGQEGVNIAQCFKAKNFTSFQAGGMYIEGVKYQFLREEDGKLVLAKKKDKGAITLQSSKTAIVIGHTKEGCQQGFVNKGVGVIAEYLESQGM from the coding sequence ATGTCTTGGGATAGTTACATCGACAATTTGACTGCACAGACCAAGGATGCCAGTGGAACTGCCCATTGTGATAAAGCTTGTATCATTGGATTGGATGGTGGTGCTCCCTGGACAACTGCAACTCCTGCTAATGCCCTGAAACTGCAAGGACAGGAGGGTGTCAACATAGCACAATGTTTCAAAGCAAAAAACTTCACTTCCTTTCAAGCAGGTGGGATGTATATTGAGGGAGTAAAATACCAGTTTTTAAGGGAGGAGGACGGTAAACTCGTCTTGGCAAAGAAGAAGGACAAAGGCGCAATCACCTTACAATCTTCCAAAACAGCTATTGTTATAGGTCATACTAAAGAAGGTTGCCAGCAAGGTTTTGTTAACAAAGGTGTAGGAGTTATTGCCGAATATCTAGAATCACAGGGCATGTAA